Proteins encoded within one genomic window of Glycine soja cultivar W05 chromosome 1, ASM419377v2, whole genome shotgun sequence:
- the LOC114405600 gene encoding uncharacterized protein LOC114405600 translates to MSNHKSTKSAIKNLEILVGQLAKQIADNSSGGFGTNTEKNPKEECKVVITRSKRETVVEDEGRIRKEAPYPLVPSKKDKERHFARFLDIFKKLEIAIPFGEALQQMPLYSKFLKDLLTKKGKYIHSDNIVVEGNYNAIIQRILPLKYKDPGSVTIPYSIGVVSIGKALIDLGANINLMPLSMCRRIGELEITPTRMTLQLADRSITRPYGMVEDVLVKARQFTFPADFVIMVIEEDPEIPLILGHPFMLTANYVVDMGKGNLEMGIDDQKVTFDLFDVEKHSLDQNICSKMDEIENEMAQMARAKIAQDP, encoded by the exons ATGTCCAATCACAAGAGCACAAAGTCAGCTATAAAGAACTTGGAGATTCTTGTGGGGCAGCTAGctaagcagatagctgacaatTCTTCTGGAGGTTTTGGGACCAATACTGAGAAAAATCCCAAGGAAGAATGCAAGGTTGTCATAACTAGAAGCAAGAGGGAGACCGTGGTGGAAGATGAAGGGAGGATTA GGAAGGAAGCACCATACCCTTTGGTGCCGTCCAAGAAAGACAAGGAAAGGCACTTTGCtcgtttccttgatatcttcaagaaattggagataGCTATCCCTTTTGGAGAAGCCTTGCAacaaatgccactctactccaagTTTCTTAAAGATCTGCTGACTAAGAAGGGCAAATATATCCATAGTGATAATATTGTGGTGGAGGGAAACTACAATGCTATTATTCAAAGAATCCTTCCACTTAAATACAAGGATCCAGGGAGTGTTACAATCCCTTACTCTATTGGTGTAGTGTCAATTGGAAAAGCCCTCATTGACTTGGGGGCCAACATTAATTTGatgcctctctccatgtgcagaaggatTGGAGAGCTGGAAATCACGCCAACAAGAATGACATTACAACTGGCAGATCGGTCTATTACAAGGCCTTATGGCATGGTAGAAGATGTTTTGGTCAAAGCGCGGCAGTTTACTTTCCCTGCAGATTTCGTGATCATGGTTATTGAAGAGGATCCTGAAATTCCATTGATTTTGGGTCATCCCTTCATGCTAACCGCCAATTATGTGGTGGATATGGGGAAAGGTAACCTTGAAATGGGTATAGATGACCAGAAGGTCACATTTGACTTGTTTGATGTAGAAAAGCACTCACTTGACCAAAATATTTGCTCTAAGATggatgaaattgagaatgagatgGCTCAGATGGCGAGAGCCAAGATTGCACAAGACCCTTAA